TCACCTTTTACTTGCCCTTTTGTCTGATGAAGAGTCACCTCTTGCCAAATATTTGGAAAAGAGGGGTGTAGACAGGAAGGAATTTTACAAAAGGATCGGCGAGTACATAAAGAGGTTAAAAGAGCAGATAGATAAAGCTGTACATCAAGAGGCGCAACACCTTATTGATCTAAGAAGCAAGATAATGGAGGTGAAATCAAACATAGGATCTGTCCAGATGGAGCTTGAAAAGATTAAAAGGTCGAAGGAAGACATTCGCAGGGAGATGGAGAGGGCAAGAAGGTATGGAGATTACTGGAGTTTGCAGAGCCTTCAGGTGGAGTACACGAGGCTTGAAAGCATAGAAAGACAGTATGAGAGGGAACTTGAAAGTGTAGAAAAAAGTTTGTCTTCTGTATTCAAGCAAGAGGACGTGAGATCCTTTCTTGAAAATCGTCTAACCATAGATGGGCTTATAAGAAAAGCTTTGGAAGATAGCGCACTTTTGAAGCAGATAAAAGAGCTTGGGTTGTCTACCGAAAGGATAAGGGACCTTATAGCCAAAAGGGTGTTTGGAAAAGAACCGTCCTTTGATTACTCAGAAAACTTAGTAAAAGTTATGGAAAAGGCTCAGAACAAAGCACTACAGGAAGGACTATCCCGTGTAGAGCCTTATCATATAGCATCTGCACTCATAGAGGCTAAGGAAACCATAGGAGGTAAATTATTAGAAGATATCTTAGGAGGTGAAAAGATGAAAGACGTAACGCAAGAGCTGAAAGAGGAGGAAAAGTCTCCTTTAGAAAGGTTCGGCGTAAGCCTCACCCAGATGGCAAAAGATGGCAAGCTTGATCCTGTGATAGGCAGGGAAAGAGAGATAAATCAAGTTATTGAGGTGCTTTTAAGAAGAACAAAAAATAATCCTGTGCTTGTTGGAGATCCTGGCGTTGGCAAAACAGCTATAGTAGAAGGGCTGGCTCAAAGGATAGCAAATAGGGAAGTACCTGCCGAGCTTCAGGATAAGGAGATCGTGGCTATTGATATGGGTTCTCTATTAGCAGGTTCTAAATACAGAGGAGAGTTTGAAGAGAGACTTAAAAAACTTTTAGATGAGGTAAAACAGAAAGGAAACGTGATACTTTTCATAGATGAAATACACACGGTCGTAGGTGCGGGAAGAGCGGAAGGAGCTGTTGACGCGAGCAATATGCTAAAGCCACCTCTTGCAAGAGGTGAGATAAGGGTTATAGGGGCAACAACAGTGGACGAATATAGAAAATATATAGAGAAAGATCCAGCACTTGAGAGGCGTTTCCAACCCATATACGTAGATGAACCAACAGAAGAAGAAACTTTAGAAATACTTAAGGGTCTGAAGCCTAAGCTGGAACAGCACCACAAGGTAAAGATATCCGATGAAGCCATAGAAGCTGCAGTTAAACTGACCAGAAGGTACGTAACTTTTAGAAAGCTTCCAGACAAGGCAATAGATGCCCTTGACCAGGCAAGTGCAAGAAAAAAGCTTTCTGTAGTTTCTTTACCACCTGAAATGCAGGAAGTTGAGAGAAAACTGAAAGCCATTGAAGATGACATACAGAAAGCTTACTTAGAAGGCAATTACGAAAGGGAAGCTCAACTAAAGATAAAGAAAGTACAGCTTGAAAAGGAAAAGCAAGAACTTCTTAATAAACTCGGCGGTACTGACGTAAAGATCCAAGAGATAAAAAAGCGCATGGAGGATCTGGATCAGGAGATCATAAAAGCCTCAGAAAGAGGCGATTACGAAAGAGAGGCACAGCTAAAAATAGAGAAAGTTAAACTTGAAAAGGAACTCAAGGAGTTAGAAAGCAAAAAGGCTCAAGCTCTCGTAGTTGGATGGGATGATGTTGCTCAGGTGGTGTCCGAGTGGACAGGCATACCAGTATCAAAGCTGAAAGAAGAGGAAATGCAAAGACTCCTCAGACTTGAGGAAGAGCTACACAAAAGGGTCATAGATCAAGAACATGCTGTGAAAGCCGTAGCAGAGGCTATAAGGAGGGCGAGAGCCGGACTCAAAGATCCAAAAAGACCCATAGCCACATTCCTCTTTTTAGGACCAACAGGCGTAGGAAAGACAGAGCTTTCCAAAGCTCTCGCAGAACTTCTCTTCGGTGACGAAGAAGCACTTATAAGACTTGATATGTCAGAATTTAAAGAAGAGCATAGTTTGGCAAAGCTCATAGGAGCACCTCCGGGTTACGTAGGTTACGAAGAGGGTGGAAAGCTTACGGAAGCTGTCAGAAGGAAGCCATACTCGGTGATTTTGCTTGATGAGATAGAAAAAGCTCACCCACGCATTTTTGACCTTTTCTTACAAGTTTTTGATGATGGGAGGTTAACGGATTCTCACGGAAGGACTGTTGATTTTAGGAACACTGTAATAATAATGACATCCAACATAGGATCTCAGTATCTTCTGAGCATATCAATTGATGGTGATGAAGAATCCGTGCAGAGCGAGTTTGAGAGGGCAAAGGTAAAGGTACTTGAAGAATTAAAGTACTTTTTCAGACCCGAGTTTTTAAACAGGATAGATGAAGTGATAGTCTTTAAGCCTTTAACTATGAAGGAGCTTCTTCAAATAATAGATCTTCTTGTTGCATCAATAAATGAGCGTCTCAAGGAAAAAAATATAAGACTAACCTTGAGTGAGGAGGCAAAAAAGGAGCTTGTAAAACTCGGATACGATCCCGCTTACGGTGCAAGACCTCTAAGAAGGGTGCTACAGAAATACTTAGAAACTCCTCTCGCTGATAGAATCATAAAGGGTGAGATAAAGGAAGGTATGAAGGTGCTCGTAGAGTATGATGGAAATGGCTTATCTTTCGTGAGCAGTTAACATAAAAAAGGTAGTTCACCCTTCTCTACCTTGCAATACGATCTTAATCGGGGAGTATCTTACATTCAGATACTCCCTCAATCTTCTCACAAAGAACCTTTTATAGCTTTCCTTCCAACCTTCCTGATCGTTTGTAATAATCACAATGGTAGGGGGTTTTGTTCCGTCCTGAAATGCATAATATACCTTAACTTCCTTACCTCCGTGAAGGGGTGGAGCTTTCTCTTTGAGCACTTTTTGGACAGCTCTGTTTACGAAAGACGTTTTGTGTTCTTTGGTGTAATCTCCATAGACGGACACTATACTCTCGAGAAGTTCCTTTATACCTTCTCTTCTTACAGCCGAGGTAAGTACTACAGGTGCAAAATCAATAAAGTAGAATTTTTCCTTTATGTACCTTTGCGTTTGTTCCCTATCCCTGCCTATGAGATCAAACTTGTTACCTACTATAACACAGCCTTTGTACCTTCTTTCTATAAGTCCGGCTATTCTCTGATCCTGATGTGTTACACCTTCAGAAACATCCACCACAAGACACACTACATCCGACATATCAATGGATTTTATAGCTCTCCCAACGGAGAAGAATTCCACACCGTACTCTATCCTTGTTCTTTTCCTTATACCTGCAGTATCTATGAGGACAAACTCCTGATCTCTATAAGTGAAGGGTATCTCTACAGCATCTCTTGTTGTACCAGCCACCGGAGACACTATTACCCTTTCGCTTCCCAGAAGAGCATTTATCAAGGATGACTTACCAACATTGGGTCTTCCTACAAAGGATACTTTTATACCGCTATAATCAAGCCCTGTAGGTTCATTACTGAGAAATTCATATACTACATCAAGAAGTTCCCCAACACCTATACCGTGCTGTGCGGACACTAAAAATACCCTTTCAAACCCCAACGAATAAAAATCATATATATGTCTCTGTACCACTCTGTTATCCACTTTGTTAACTACCAGAAGAACTTTCTCCTTGTATGGGTACAAAAGCTTAGCTATATACTGATCCAAAGCTGTTAAACCTTCCCTTCCATCAGTAACAAACAAAATAACTCTTGCCCGAGAGAGTGCATCTTTTACTTGTCCTGCTATCTTTTGTGAAAGCTCATCGCCCTTCTCAAAGATACCTCCCGTATCTGCCACTACAAACCTTTTGTCTTTCCAATAAGCTTCCGATTCTATTATGTCTCTTGTAACACCGGGAAGATCATGAACTATACTCTTCTTTCTACCTACTATCCTGTTAAAGAGAGTAGATTTGCCCACATTAGGTCTTCCAACTATGAGAACCCAGTTTTTCATCTGTAGATTATAACCTTCTCAAAGTGCAGTTAGCAACCGCTTGGTATAGGGATGTTCAGGATTATCAAATATGTTAAAAACATCCTTTTCCTCTACTATGACTCCATCCTTTAAAACTATAACTCTGTCTGCTACCTCAGCCACTACACCAAAGTCATGTGTTACAAGTACTATAGCTTTCCCCTTATCTTTTAAGTGCCTGAAAAGGGAAAGTATCTTTTTTTGTACGGAAACATCGAGAGCTGTAGTCGGTTCGTCAGCCAAGATGAGTTCCGGATCGCAAATGGTAGCAATAGCTATGCATACCCTCTGCTTCATACCACCTGAGAGATGATGGGGATATGCGTTATAAACCCTTTCCGCATCCCTTATACCTGCATCTTTAAGAGCTTGAAGGGCTTTTTCTTTAACACCAGTTTTTCCAAAGTGAGCCACATATGCCTCTTCCACCTGAGTGCCTATCTTAAAAAGGGGATCCAAGTATGCTGAAGGCTCCTGGAACACCATAGAAATGTGCCTTCCTCTGAGCTTTCTGTAATGGTTGTCTGAAAGTCCAATAAGCTCTTTACCTTTGAACTTTATACTTCCGGAAACTTTTGCATACCTCGGTAAAAGACCCATTATGGCACTGAGTATAGAGGATTTCCCCGAACCAGATTCACCAACCACACACAGAACTTCCCCGAGATTTATAGAAAAGTTGATATCCCTGAGAGTGTGTTTCCCGCCGTACCAAAGATTTAAATTCTTTACCTCAAGTAACATTCACCACGCTTTCAAAAATAGGCTTTATTCTGTCGTATAGCTCATAAAGATCCTGAGAAATAACCTTAGTTTCGGACAGTACAGGCATAAAGTTAGTGTCTCCGTTCCATCTTGGTACTACGTGAAGGTGCAGATGGTCCTCAAGCCCTGCGCCAGCCGATCTGCCAAGATTGTATCCTAAATTGAATCCGTGGGGCTTAAGGCATGCCTGAAGAGCTTTTATACACGCTTTGGTAAGTTTGTGTATTTCCAGCGCTGTAAGATCATCAAGAGATAGCATATCCCCAGTGTGTTCTATTGGCGTAACCATAAGATGTCCAGCGTTATACGGATACTTGTTAAATATGACAAAAGCCCTTTGCCCCCTATAAAGCAGCAAAAATTCTCTCCACTTTTCCCTTGGTTGTTTTACAGCCTCGCAAAGAAAACATTCAGTAATTTGGCTTATGTTTTCTACGTAGTTTGTTCTCCAAGGAGCCCAAAGCATCTTCACAATCTAAGTAACCTCCTTATAGCTTTTTCCACATCCTCCTCTGAAGGGAGATAATCGTGCCGGTCAAGTTCCATAGTATCTCTAAAGTAAAGCACCGTAGGAAAGGTATATACACCCAGATCTTCAGCGCTCGTATTCTTTGACGTGTCCATATAATAAAAATTTATCTTGTCTCCATACAGCTTTTGAAATCTTGAGAGCAGTTTGTAGAAAGCTTCATTTTGATTATTATTTAACTGAGTAAAAACAACGACCGCTGGCTTTTCCCCTGCTATAGCTTTGTCATAAAGTTCTCTATCTGTTATCTCTTCAAATCCTTCAAACATATCAAGCCTCCACAGTTATAATTATAACCAAATAAGTATATACTATAGCTATGAAAAGGAGTATATACAGGCTCTTTGGCTTTTCCTTTCTTGCTTTAGGCACAGCGGGAATATTCCTGCCCTTACTTCCAACAATCCCCTTTTATCTGTTAGCCCTTCTCTTGCTGGCAAGAGCTTCAAAAAGGGATGTAGTGAAGCTTAAAAAACTACCCTTCGTAGGGGAGAAGATATACCAATACGTAAAAAAGAGCATAAGGTACATGAAGCGATGGAATACGTGCATGCCAAGTTCTTACACCTAATAGGTATATTCTTGTGGGCTTCTGCCTCTCCCTCCCTTGGTCTTTTCACGCTCTACTCTATGAAAAAGGAGACAGGTTGCAACCAGCACCTTCTTAGAAACTTTTATAGGTGGCTTACAAACCTTGAGATATTTGGCTTTTTGCTTGCCCTCTCTATGGGTCTTTACATGCTACACCTTCTTAGATACCACTTTGACATAAATTGGCTCAATTATAAGATACCCTTAGTCCTTGGAGTGCTTTTGCCTTTGGAGGTTCTAAACTTCTGGTTTGTCAATATTTACATTACAAAGGCTCGGGACAAGTTAAAAGCTTACGAAAGGTATGACCTCTTTAACTACACAGTGGCAGTACCTCTCATAGTGGTTTCCTTAGTGGTTATATACCTTGCGGTGGTAAAGCCTTGAGAGCTATATACCTTTTTAAAAGAGACCTAAGGATAAGGGACAACAGAGGGATCTGCGAGGCTTCAAGAAATTTTAAAGAACTTGTGCCTATTTTCATCTTTGACCCTAAGATAATAGAAGAGTTAAAAGCTCAAGGAGAGAGGCTCTATTATGTCTATAGAGCGGTAGAGGAGCTTTTAAAGAGCATAAGGCTTTACTGCTTCTACGAAGATACAGAAAGTGCTATAAGGAAAGCCATAAAGGTTGCAAAGCCAAAGGCTCTATACACAACCACTTCTTACAGCTGGAGCGGATTGCAAAGGCAGGAAGTAATAAGAAAGGTATGCAAAGAGGAAGGCGTGGAATTTGTGGAGTTTTTTGAAAACTTTTTAGTAAAGCCTGAGAAAGTGCCACTCAGAAAGGTATATACACCCTTCTATAAAGAATGGATAAAGGACTTGTACTTAGAGACGTGTGAAGTGCAAAGCTTTGAAGTGCCAGCCCTTGAGCTTCCCACCCTTGAAGATATAAAAAAGGAGCTTCCCATAAAACCCTTTGGAGCCTTTGACCCATCAGAGTGTGAAAAAAGGCTTGAAAGTTTTAACTTTGAAAGCTACGAAAGGCTCAGAAACTATCCTGCCCTTGATGGCACCTCCAAGCTCTCTCCTTGCATAAGGTTTGGTATACTCTCTTTAAGACATATATACAAAAAGGCAGAAGGTAGGAGCGAGCAGTTTATAAAGGAGCTTGCCTGGAGGGAGTTTTGGTACCACATAGCTCTACACTATCCAGAGGTAAGGAACTTAGAGTTTCAGGAAAAGAGAAGAAGCATAAGGTGGGAAAACAGGGAAAATTTCATAGAGGCTTTCTTTGAGGCAAAAACGGGCTACCCCTTTGTGGATGCGGGCATCTTGCAGCTAAAAACAGAAAAGTGGTTACACAACAGGATGAGGATGGTACTTGCCAGCTTTTTGACAAAAGTGCTACTGGTGGATTGGAGGATAGGAGAAGCCTTTTTCAAGGAGCACCTTTTAGACTATGATGAGATAGTAAATGCAGGAAACTGGCAGTGGTCTGCCAGCGTGGGAGCAGACCCTAAACCATTCAGGCTCTTTAACCCCATCCTGCAAGCCCAGAGGTATGATCCAGAGTGCAAATACATAAAAAGATACCTACCAGAGCTTTCTTCTTATCCTTGTGAAGAGCTTTTAGACCCTCTTAGGCATAGACTTACTTACCACAAACCTGCGGTAAATTATTATGAGAGAATAAATATGGCAAAAAGCCTTTATAGGAATTTTTAAAATGAACCAAAATTTAAAGAAGTGTATTGAACTATATGCGACAAGTGAAGTAGAGTTTTTTCAATTTCTCAATAGTTTGTCAAAGCCAGACATCCAAGCGGTGCTTATAGACCTGCTTACTGTGTACTTCAATGATAAGAATTCTTCTACTCTTCGTGAGCTTGTTTCTTTGTATATTGCAGGTTTTGAACCAAGCAAGAAAAAGTTAGGATATAAATTTCTTGCCTATATATATGAAAAGCTACATTGTGAAGTTAAGCCAGTAAATACGGATAGCATTAAAAGAAAGCTTAACAGACAGAAGAGTTTTAATGACTATACATTCTTGTAAGCGGTTTTGTTGAAGGTCAATTGATTTATCTGTTTTCCTTTGAATTTAGATATCTTGAGGGAAAACTTAAAGAACTACTTAAAAATAAATTTGGTGAGGATTTTGATAGTGAAGATTTTGAAAGGGAAAAAGGGAACCATCTGATGTCTGCTCGGTATAATATTTGTAAGGGATGACTGAGAAAATTATAAAGACTATCTCTATAAAGATATTGTGGAGGTGCTAAATGAAAGATATAAAAGAATTTCTTAATAAAGTAATATGTGGAGATGTTTTAAAAGTTTTAAAGGAAATACCTGCTGATAGCATTGATTTAGGCATAACATCTCCGCCCTACAATAAAAAGGAAAAGCATGGTGGCTGGCTTGTGCCAACTATGGAGTGGCTTACAAAAACAAAGTGGAATATATGGCAGGAGATAATTTGGAACAGGAAAATTGCGGGAAATATCAGAGGTTGGAGGTTTTGGCAAGTAGAAGAGAGAATTTACTGGCTTGTGAAGGGAAAACCCAAGCTCACTTCTATATGGGAGATGCGCCCATTTTGTGGAACTGGCACAACTTTCGTATCAGCTAAGCTTTTAGGAAAGCACTACATAGGCATTGATATCTCTCCAGACTATACTGCTTATGCGGAAAAAAGACTTATGGAAGCAGAAAAGGAAAAGTACAGGGTTTTGAAAGAAATAAGCCTTCATACTACAGAGCTTACTTTTGAGGAAAGGAAGAAAAGAGGAATGTGGAGCATAAAAATAAAACACGGGAGGTAGCTTTTGGATGCATCTCCTTATTACTTTTGAGGGTATAGACGGTTCTGGGAAAACTACGCAGGCAAATCTTCTTTATGAATACCTAAAAGGTAGAGGCTACAGCGTTTCCCTCTACAGGGATCCGGGTAGCACTCCTCTGGCGGAGAAGATAAGAGAGGTTATCCTCAGCTATCCGGCTGATCCAATAACCGAGCTTCTCCTTTTTGAAGCGGGGAGATCAAGTCTCGTATGGGAAAAAATACTCCCGGATATACACGCAGGCAGGGTGGTTATAGTAGACAGATTTATTGACTCAAGTATTGCGTATCAAGGTTACGGGAGAGAGATCAATCTTGGGACTGTGAATATACTCAATCACATATCAACCAGAGGCATAAAGCCTGATCTGACCTTTGTGTTGAACGTACCAATAGATGTAGCTCTTGGCAGAATAGAGGGTAAAAAAACAAAGTTTGAAAGTCCGGAGTTTCTCAGAAAGGTAAGGGACGCCTACATACTTCTTGCACATTCGGAAAAAAACAGGGAAATACACCTAATAGATGCAAATAGGGAAAAGGAGGAAGTGTTTAAGGACATTGTGGCTATAGTTGAGAGGAAATTGTAATGTTATCCTTTTAAAGTTCCAAACGGTTTAAGCCTTGCTACGAGTTTTGCTATGCCCAGATCATGCACCACCTTTACAACTTCAGTTACATCTTTGTAAGCTTGTGGTATCTCTTCCATAACCGTACCTTTCCCTCTTGCGACAACTACCAAACCGCTGAGTACCTTTTCTATACCTTCCTTCCTCACATACTCTTTGGCTTTTGTACGTGACATTAGCCTCCCAGCTCCATGACAGGCACTTCCAAAACTTATCTCCATACTTTTTAGTGTACCAACGAGGACAAAAGAGTACCTTCCAACATCCCCAGGGATCAGAACGGGTTGCCCTATCTTTCTGTATGCGGGTGGTACATCCTGATTGAAGGGTGGAAAGGCTCTCGTTGCACCCTTCCTGTGAATTAAAAGCTCTTTTTCCTCACCGTCAACGTTGTACCTTTCTATCTTACCTATGTTGTGTGCAAGGTCGTATACTACTCTGTAACCGAACTCTTCCCAAGATATACCCAGAAACTTCCTGATTGTATCAGCGGTAATAAATCCGAGTATTTGCCTATTGGCAAAGGCATAGTTAGCTGCGCTATTCATAGCTTTAAAGTAGTTTTGTCCCTCTTCCGACCTGAAAGGCATACACGCAAGTTGCATATCGGGTATGTCTATGCCATACTTCTCAAGAGCATCTTTGGCGATTTTGAGATAATCAACGCATATCTGATGTCCAAAACCCCTTGAACCTGAGTGTACCATTATGGTAACTTGCCCTTTGCGCAAACCCATACTTTCCGCAGTGCGTTCATCGTATATCTCGTCAACAATTTGTATCTCAACGAAGTGATTTCCAGAACCAACTGTACCAAGCTCCTGTGAACCTCTCTCGTAAGCAAAATTTGACACCTTATCCGGGTCTACGTCGGGAAGCGTTCCTGAACTTTCTATATGGAGCAGATCCTCTTCAAGCCCAAAACCGTGTTCCACAGCCCACCTTGCACCCTTTATAGCGACATCTTTAAGTTGCTCTCTTGAGAGCTTGAGTCTTCCAGTTGATCCTACACCTGCAGGTACTTTTTTGAGTATTTCATCCATAAGTTCTTTTCTCACGGATCGGATCCTTTCTTCGGTGAGGTGGGTTGCTATGAGCCTCACACCACAATTAATGTCATAACCTATAGATCCGGGACTTATTATGCCTTGATCGGTATTCACTCCCATCACACCACCTACCGGGAAGCCGTAACCTACATGAACGTCAGGCATTACGTATATAGCTTTTTCAACTCCAGGAAGAGTTGAAGCGTTAACAGCCTGTCTTATGGCATCTTCCTCAAGATGTTCAAAGAGCCTGTCGCTGAGATAAAAATATACTGGAACACGCTGACCTGCCACAGTATTCTCGCGCAATACGTAAACGTAATCTGATAAGCGGACAAGCTCATCTTTCAAGCCCATAATTTAAAAGTTATAGCCTTTTTGTTCTTCTTCAATATGCTAAGATCTTATCATGGTGAAAAGATTCCTTGTTTTTGCGCTCACCTTTTCTCTACTGCACGCTCAAACGGTCCTTGTCCCCATACCTGGACAGCCTCAACCCAAACCTCAGCCTCAGCAGTCGCAGGGAAGTGGAGGCTCGGATCTCGGTGCCTTTTTGGGTGGATTATTGGGTGTGGGTTTGCTATTCCTTTTGACAAAAGCGGTATTTTCAAAACCTTCAAAACCTCAAAAAATGGCTTTTGTTCCCTTTGAGTTTATAGCATTACATAAGGCGGAACTTCCAGAGGATCTAAAAGTGATAGATAGGGAGAGCTTTGAAGGTTATACGCTGTCGCTTATAAGGTGGGAGGAAGATAGCCAAAAACTTGAAGAGAAGACCAAAGGTAAGGTACTTTTACTTGAGCCAAACTATCTATACGAACTATACGGGAATGAGGGGGTTTTATCTAATGTAGAGAGTAAAGAGATAGCGTTTCCCTCAACCGTTGTTGCGCTGTTGGATACGGGAGTGGATGAGAACCTTTTGGGACACGCCATACTTTTTGTAAGAAATATAAGGAGGGATAGCTACAAATCGGAAAAGCATGGAACAGCTGTGGCTTATCTCGCACATGAGCAGAAGGGAGCAAAGTTAGCCATATACAGGGTATGTTCAGAAGGTGTGTGTGACGGCTGGAGTGTTGCGAAGGCTTTAATAGATGTTTTTAAAGAAGGAATAAAAATTGTAAATATGTCTTTCGGAACAGATAAAGAAGATAAGATAGTTGCCTTTATCATAAAGGGTATGTCGCTTAAGGGTTTTGTCTTTGTAGCGCCTGTAGGGAATAACTCATCCGATCAGCTTCCCTTTCCGGCAAGACTTGAAGAGGTAATATCTGTTGCGGGAAAACCCTGCTTTCCGGAAAGAATCTGTATTAGAGCAAAAGCAAAAGAGGAATACAAAGACTTACATACACCTGTGGGTAAGGTCACGGGAACTTCTTTTTCATCTGCGATACATGCAGGAAAAATGGTGTCTAACTAAAGCACATCGTAAAAACCCTTTTTCAGAAATTTGTAAACAAGCACTCCAGATACAATAGATAGACACGATACGATCACAGATATCAAAAAGACAGTCATATTCAAGTATCCTTGAAGTAAGGTGGTTTGCACATTCCTGAGTATGTAAAAGAGCGGATTAAATATAAGGAAAGGTCTTAGAACTTCTGGTACATAAGAAACAGGGTATATGATGGGTAAGGAGTAAAAGACAAAACTCAAAAGTGTTGAAACCACTTGGGAGATATCCCTCACATAAACGCACAGACTTCCCAAAAGGAGAGAGAGACCTACTACGAAAGATAGCTCCACAAATAGAGCCAAAAAGAG
The genomic region above belongs to Hydrogenobacter sp. and contains:
- a CDS encoding AAA family ATPase — translated: MFSENLLSGKALEYIKKAKEVARSYGDSKVDTDHLLLALLSDEESPLAKYLEKRGVDRKEFYKRIGEYIKRLKEQIDKAVHQEAQHLIDLRSKIMEVKSNIGSVQMELEKIKRSKEDIRREMERARRYGDYWSLQSLQVEYTRLESIERQYERELESVEKSLSSVFKQEDVRSFLENRLTIDGLIRKALEDSALLKQIKELGLSTERIRDLIAKRVFGKEPSFDYSENLVKVMEKAQNKALQEGLSRVEPYHIASALIEAKETIGGKLLEDILGGEKMKDVTQELKEEEKSPLERFGVSLTQMAKDGKLDPVIGREREINQVIEVLLRRTKNNPVLVGDPGVGKTAIVEGLAQRIANREVPAELQDKEIVAIDMGSLLAGSKYRGEFEERLKKLLDEVKQKGNVILFIDEIHTVVGAGRAEGAVDASNMLKPPLARGEIRVIGATTVDEYRKYIEKDPALERRFQPIYVDEPTEEETLEILKGLKPKLEQHHKVKISDEAIEAAVKLTRRYVTFRKLPDKAIDALDQASARKKLSVVSLPPEMQEVERKLKAIEDDIQKAYLEGNYEREAQLKIKKVQLEKEKQELLNKLGGTDVKIQEIKKRMEDLDQEIIKASERGDYEREAQLKIEKVKLEKELKELESKKAQALVVGWDDVAQVVSEWTGIPVSKLKEEEMQRLLRLEEELHKRVIDQEHAVKAVAEAIRRARAGLKDPKRPIATFLFLGPTGVGKTELSKALAELLFGDEEALIRLDMSEFKEEHSLAKLIGAPPGYVGYEEGGKLTEAVRRKPYSVILLDEIEKAHPRIFDLFLQVFDDGRLTDSHGRTVDFRNTVIIMTSNIGSQYLLSISIDGDEESVQSEFERAKVKVLEELKYFFRPEFLNRIDEVIVFKPLTMKELLQIIDLLVASINERLKEKNIRLTLSEEAKKELVKLGYDPAYGARPLRRVLQKYLETPLADRIIKGEIKEGMKVLVEYDGNGLSFVSS
- the der gene encoding ribosome biogenesis GTPase Der — translated: MKNWVLIVGRPNVGKSTLFNRIVGRKKSIVHDLPGVTRDIIESEAYWKDKRFVVADTGGIFEKGDELSQKIAGQVKDALSRARVILFVTDGREGLTALDQYIAKLLYPYKEKVLLVVNKVDNRVVQRHIYDFYSLGFERVFLVSAQHGIGVGELLDVVYEFLSNEPTGLDYSGIKVSFVGRPNVGKSSLINALLGSERVIVSPVAGTTRDAVEIPFTYRDQEFVLIDTAGIRKRTRIEYGVEFFSVGRAIKSIDMSDVVCLVVDVSEGVTHQDQRIAGLIERRYKGCVIVGNKFDLIGRDREQTQRYIKEKFYFIDFAPVVLTSAVRREGIKELLESIVSVYGDYTKEHKTSFVNRAVQKVLKEKAPPLHGGKEVKVYYAFQDGTKPPTIVIITNDQEGWKESYKRFFVRRLREYLNVRYSPIKIVLQGREG
- a CDS encoding ABC transporter ATP-binding protein, which gives rise to MLLEVKNLNLWYGGKHTLRDINFSINLGEVLCVVGESGSGKSSILSAIMGLLPRYAKVSGSIKFKGKELIGLSDNHYRKLRGRHISMVFQEPSAYLDPLFKIGTQVEEAYVAHFGKTGVKEKALQALKDAGIRDAERVYNAYPHHLSGGMKQRVCIAIATICDPELILADEPTTALDVSVQKKILSLFRHLKDKGKAIVLVTHDFGVVAEVADRVIVLKDGVIVEEKDVFNIFDNPEHPYTKRLLTAL
- a CDS encoding HIT domain-containing protein, with amino-acid sequence MKMLWAPWRTNYVENISQITECFLCEAVKQPREKWREFLLLYRGQRAFVIFNKYPYNAGHLMVTPIEHTGDMLSLDDLTALEIHKLTKACIKALQACLKPHGFNLGYNLGRSAGAGLEDHLHLHVVPRWNGDTNFMPVLSETKVISQDLYELYDRIKPIFESVVNVT
- a CDS encoding thioredoxin family protein, whose translation is MFEGFEEITDRELYDKAIAGEKPAVVVFTQLNNNQNEAFYKLLSRFQKLYGDKINFYYMDTSKNTSAEDLGVYTFPTVLYFRDTMELDRHDYLPSEEDVEKAIRRLLRL
- a CDS encoding DUF454 family protein, translating into MKRSIYRLFGFSFLALGTAGIFLPLLPTIPFYLLALLLLARASKRDVVKLKKLPFVGEKIYQYVKKSIRYMKRWNTCMPSSYT
- a CDS encoding deoxyribodipyrimidine photo-lyase → MRAIYLFKRDLRIRDNRGICEASRNFKELVPIFIFDPKIIEELKAQGERLYYVYRAVEELLKSIRLYCFYEDTESAIRKAIKVAKPKALYTTTSYSWSGLQRQEVIRKVCKEEGVEFVEFFENFLVKPEKVPLRKVYTPFYKEWIKDLYLETCEVQSFEVPALELPTLEDIKKELPIKPFGAFDPSECEKRLESFNFESYERLRNYPALDGTSKLSPCIRFGILSLRHIYKKAEGRSEQFIKELAWREFWYHIALHYPEVRNLEFQEKRRSIRWENRENFIEAFFEAKTGYPFVDAGILQLKTEKWLHNRMRMVLASFLTKVLLVDWRIGEAFFKEHLLDYDEIVNAGNWQWSASVGADPKPFRLFNPILQAQRYDPECKYIKRYLPELSSYPCEELLDPLRHRLTYHKPAVNYYERINMAKSLYRNF
- a CDS encoding DNA methyltransferase, whose product is MKDIKEFLNKVICGDVLKVLKEIPADSIDLGITSPPYNKKEKHGGWLVPTMEWLTKTKWNIWQEIIWNRKIAGNIRGWRFWQVEERIYWLVKGKPKLTSIWEMRPFCGTGTTFVSAKLLGKHYIGIDISPDYTAYAEKRLMEAEKEKYRVLKEISLHTTELTFEERKKRGMWSIKIKHGR
- the tmk gene encoding dTMP kinase, encoding MHLLITFEGIDGSGKTTQANLLYEYLKGRGYSVSLYRDPGSTPLAEKIREVILSYPADPITELLLFEAGRSSLVWEKILPDIHAGRVVIVDRFIDSSIAYQGYGREINLGTVNILNHISTRGIKPDLTFVLNVPIDVALGRIEGKKTKFESPEFLRKVRDAYILLAHSEKNREIHLIDANREKEEVFKDIVAIVERKL